From a region of the Mucilaginibacter auburnensis genome:
- a CDS encoding DUF4097 family beta strand repeat-containing protein, whose amino-acid sequence MKKLITFLLAISVSVIARAQSDNTPYLTKSFNPVGIQNVIARTSGGSISVTGNTGSEARVEVYIKGQGNKNLSKADIDEKLKDDYTLDISTTGNKLNAIATQKNKMFNWSNGLSVSFKIYVPKNVSTNLNTSGGSISMNDLNGNHDFSTSGGSLNLNLLTGNINGRTSGGSITVNNSKNQIKLNTSGGSIKAQNCSGNISLSTSGGSLSLNDLNGTVEANTSGGSVNAMNIIGELITHTSGGSMALQNISGSLNASTSGGSMNVGITKLGKYITLDNSGGGVNLKLPNQGMNLNMRANRVKVNQLSNFNGDKDDDKLDGTVNGGGVPVKVRTSGSIKVDFI is encoded by the coding sequence ATGAAAAAACTAATCACTTTTTTACTGGCTATTTCAGTAAGCGTAATAGCCAGGGCTCAATCAGATAATACCCCCTACCTAACTAAAAGCTTTAATCCTGTCGGCATTCAAAACGTTATAGCCCGTACATCGGGTGGTAGTATAAGTGTTACCGGAAACACCGGCTCAGAAGCCCGTGTTGAGGTGTATATAAAAGGTCAGGGTAATAAAAACCTAAGCAAGGCTGATATTGACGAAAAATTAAAAGATGATTACACGCTGGACATATCAACAACCGGAAATAAACTAAATGCTATAGCTACTCAAAAAAATAAAATGTTCAACTGGAGCAATGGGCTAAGCGTATCTTTTAAAATATATGTTCCTAAAAATGTATCTACCAACTTAAACACAAGTGGCGGCAGCATATCAATGAATGATCTTAACGGTAATCATGATTTTTCTACAAGCGGCGGAAGTTTAAATTTAAACTTGCTTACCGGCAACATAAATGGCCGTACAAGTGGTGGCAGTATAACGGTTAACAACTCAAAAAACCAAATAAAACTTAACACCAGTGGTGGTAGCATAAAAGCGCAAAACTGTAGTGGTAACATCAGCTTGTCTACATCCGGTGGCTCATTAAGTTTAAACGACTTGAACGGCACTGTTGAGGCCAATACCAGCGGCGGCTCTGTTAACGCTATGAATATAATCGGCGAATTAATTACCCATACAAGTGGTGGCAGCATGGCCCTGCAAAATATATCAGGGAGTTTGAACGCGTCAACCAGTGGTGGCAGTATGAATGTTGGTATTACTAAATTGGGTAAATATATTACCCTTGATAATTCAGGCGGCGGCGTTAATCTTAAACTACCTAACCAGGGAATGAACCTTAACATGCGCGCTAATCGCGTTAAAGTAAATCAGTTAAGCAATTTTAACGGAGACAAAGACGATGATAAACTTGATGGTACTGTGAACGGCGGCGGCGTGCCTGTAAAAGTACGTACCAGCGGCAGCATAAAAGTTGACTTTATTTAA
- a CDS encoding ATP-dependent helicase — MDYLAGLNSEQRAAVQQIHGPVMIIAGAGSGKTRVITFRVAHLIASGVDPFNILVLTFTNKAAREMRERIMHLVGAEAKNIWMGTFHSVFAKLLRVEADKIGYPNNFTIYDTDDSKSVLRAILKEMNLDDKLYQVNFVLNRISAAKNNLISWQAYQQNEQLQADDFSSGRGMMGKIFETYVQRCYRAGAMDFDDLLFKTNELLRDHPDVLNKYQHKFKYLMVDEYQDTNFSQYLIVKKLAAVNENICVVGDDAQSIYAFRGANIQNILNFEKDYPDLKVFKLEQNYRSTQNIVNVANSIIANNKEQLKKNVFSEKETGDRIKVMRAFSDNEEGKIVAEGIMQERSTKGLKWNNFAILYRTNAQSRSMEEALRKLGIPYKIYGGLSFYQRKEIKDLIAYFRLTFNPNDEEALKRVINYPKRGIGDTSVDNIIVSADKHGITPWEVITNSAQYLQRAPAALPAFATMIQSFQVLAKTQSAYETALYIAQHSGVLKDLYEDKSVEGLNRYENIQELLNGIKEFSEREDIEEKGLEVFMQDVALLTNDDKDKDKDADTVSLMTIHSSKGLEFPNVYVVGLEENLFPSQMSLNSRSDLEEERRLFYVAITRAEHKLSLSYATSRFKFGTLINCEPSRFLDEIDAQYLELDFTAKPATGNSNNYDDERVAWSRSDSFSKPKPKPASTQVKTTSILAKAHVPSANFKPSDTTNLQVGMEVEHERFGFGKVISMEGNKPDIKATIFFKEIGQKQLLLKFAKLHIVTNS; from the coding sequence TTGGATTACTTAGCTGGATTAAACTCCGAACAAAGGGCTGCCGTACAGCAAATTCACGGGCCTGTAATGATCATAGCCGGCGCAGGCTCAGGTAAAACACGCGTTATAACTTTCAGGGTTGCACACTTAATTGCCAGTGGTGTTGACCCATTTAACATATTGGTACTTACATTTACCAACAAAGCCGCGCGCGAGATGCGTGAGCGTATTATGCATTTGGTGGGTGCTGAAGCGAAAAACATTTGGATGGGTACGTTTCACTCTGTATTTGCCAAATTACTACGTGTTGAGGCCGACAAAATTGGCTATCCAAACAACTTTACTATTTATGATACCGACGATAGTAAAAGCGTTTTGCGGGCTATTTTAAAAGAAATGAACCTCGACGACAAGCTGTACCAGGTAAATTTTGTTTTAAATCGCATCTCTGCGGCAAAAAACAACCTAATCTCCTGGCAAGCTTATCAGCAAAACGAACAGTTGCAGGCGGATGATTTTTCAAGCGGAAGAGGAATGATGGGTAAGATATTTGAAACTTACGTACAGCGCTGCTACCGGGCCGGTGCAATGGACTTTGACGACTTGTTGTTTAAAACAAACGAGCTACTCAGAGATCATCCGGATGTATTAAATAAATATCAGCACAAGTTTAAATACTTGATGGTTGATGAGTATCAGGATACTAACTTTTCACAATATCTTATTGTAAAAAAACTTGCTGCTGTTAACGAGAATATTTGTGTTGTGGGTGATGATGCGCAAAGTATCTACGCTTTCCGGGGTGCTAACATTCAGAACATCTTAAACTTCGAAAAGGACTATCCTGATCTGAAAGTATTCAAGCTGGAGCAGAATTACCGCTCTACTCAAAATATTGTAAACGTTGCCAACAGCATTATAGCTAACAACAAAGAACAACTAAAAAAGAACGTTTTTTCAGAAAAAGAAACAGGCGACAGGATTAAGGTTATGCGCGCTTTCAGCGATAACGAGGAAGGCAAAATAGTTGCTGAAGGTATTATGCAGGAGCGCAGTACAAAAGGCTTGAAATGGAATAATTTTGCCATACTTTATCGTACTAACGCGCAATCACGCTCTATGGAGGAGGCTCTACGCAAGTTAGGCATCCCTTACAAAATTTACGGTGGACTCTCCTTCTATCAACGTAAAGAGATCAAAGACCTTATAGCGTACTTCCGTCTTACATTTAATCCTAACGATGAAGAAGCTCTCAAGCGAGTAATTAATTATCCTAAGCGCGGCATTGGCGATACCTCTGTTGATAATATAATTGTTAGTGCAGACAAACATGGCATAACTCCATGGGAGGTTATAACAAACTCCGCGCAATATTTGCAAAGAGCACCGGCTGCATTACCAGCCTTTGCTACCATGATACAAAGTTTCCAGGTGTTGGCAAAAACACAATCGGCGTATGAAACCGCTTTGTATATAGCACAACACTCCGGAGTTTTAAAGGATCTTTATGAAGATAAATCTGTTGAGGGCTTAAACCGTTACGAAAACATACAAGAGCTTTTAAACGGTATAAAGGAGTTTAGCGAGCGCGAAGACATTGAAGAAAAAGGGCTTGAAGTGTTTATGCAGGATGTAGCCCTTTTAACTAACGATGATAAAGATAAGGACAAAGATGCCGATACCGTATCATTAATGACCATTCACTCATCTAAAGGTTTGGAGTTTCCTAACGTGTATGTAGTTGGTTTAGAGGAGAATCTTTTTCCGTCACAAATGTCTTTAAATTCGCGCAGCGATCTGGAAGAAGAGCGCCGTTTGTTTTACGTGGCCATAACCCGTGCGGAGCATAAGCTATCATTAAGTTACGCAACATCACGCTTTAAATTTGGTACATTAATTAATTGTGAGCCAAGCAGGTTTTTAGACGAGATTGACGCACAGTACCTTGAACTTGATTTTACTGCAAAACCGGCCACGGGCAACAGCAACAATTATGATGACGAGCGTGTGGCATGGAGCCGAAGCGACAGTTTTTCAAAACCGAAGCCGAAACCTGCATCAACGCAAGTTAAAACAACATCTATATTAGCTAAAGCCCATGTGCCCTCTGCTAACTTTAAACCCTCTGATACAACTAACCTGCAGGTGGGTATGGAAGTTGAACACGAGCGTTTTGGTTTTGGAAAGGTAATAAGTATGGAAGGTAACAAGCCCGATATTAAAGCTACTATATTCTTTAAAGAAATTGGGCAAAAGCAACTATTGCTAAAGTTTGCCAAATTGCATATAGTAACCAATAGTTAA
- a CDS encoding GDSL-type esterase/lipase family protein, producing the protein MDYRKIIYCCITLCFFSITVYAQLPSCSAAARFYSKDSINVTTFGASTVEGVKGLSFQGFLKDNIQSCYTGIIVTVTTNGVGGETSTQGLKRYPAAIAGRTGFVLILIGANDAVALAARTMTLRETEANMRYYIETALKNNLIPIVGSIQFFNDRNSQSLRTANLFVGQINALYRRLAREYNVYFADINRALGRDFSLYQDVVHPNEAGYKVISFVWFDVINQAIEDKLLLIGLNQNYPNPASTRTRIGFSLSQAGRVVINLYNIQGKFIKNLFDAYQNAGYQETVAVLNGLDPGIYVYSMQVGGLVLSKKMIIVPGY; encoded by the coding sequence ATGGATTATCGAAAGATAATTTACTGCTGTATTACACTATGCTTTTTTAGTATAACGGTTTACGCGCAATTACCGAGTTGTAGCGCTGCAGCACGTTTTTACTCAAAAGATAGCATCAATGTAACCACTTTTGGTGCGAGCACTGTTGAAGGTGTAAAAGGACTGTCTTTCCAGGGTTTCTTAAAAGATAATATACAATCTTGCTATACAGGTATAATAGTTACCGTTACGACAAATGGGGTAGGAGGTGAAACCTCAACACAGGGTTTGAAGCGCTACCCTGCTGCCATTGCGGGCAGAACCGGGTTTGTTTTAATATTGATTGGCGCAAACGACGCGGTTGCCCTGGCGGCCCGGACGATGACCTTGAGAGAAACAGAAGCTAACATGCGGTATTATATCGAAACCGCATTAAAAAATAACCTGATCCCAATTGTAGGCTCAATACAGTTTTTTAACGACAGGAACAGTCAGTCTTTGAGGACAGCTAATTTGTTCGTTGGGCAGATCAACGCACTTTACCGTCGTTTAGCAAGGGAGTACAACGTTTATTTTGCTGATATTAACCGGGCTTTGGGCAGAGATTTTAGCTTATATCAAGATGTAGTTCACCCTAATGAAGCTGGTTATAAGGTAATAAGCTTTGTATGGTTTGATGTTATTAATCAGGCTATTGAAGATAAGTTGTTGTTGATTGGTCTTAACCAGAATTATCCTAATCCAGCGTCTACACGCACCCGGATTGGTTTCAGCTTATCTCAGGCTGGTAGAGTTGTTATCAACTTATATAATATACAGGGCAAGTTTATAAAAAATTTGTTTGATGCTTATCAAAACGCCGGTTATCAGGAAACAGTAGCGGTTTTAAATGGATTAGATCCCGGTATTTATGTTTACAGTATGCAGGTAGGTGGGCTTGTATTAAGTAAAAAAATGATTATTGTACCGGGGTATTAA
- a CDS encoding MgtC/SapB family protein, with protein MDFGIELRDIFSIITSIICGGIIGFERGYKNKSTGFRTILLITLGSTIFTIVSRHGAGADDRISANIITGIGFIGAGVIFKDKMSVLGLTTAAVIWTSAAIGMTAGIGYYSLAIVFTIITWIVLVLVNKIEFLIGNLKKSKVVNITFADHNVDQLLWLEERIHQLKLNSKRLEVYKTDKALCAVLEISGTRTDKNKLMVEMLNRADIHDFH; from the coding sequence ATGGATTTCGGTATAGAACTACGTGATATTTTCAGCATAATAACTTCTATAATTTGTGGGGGAATCATTGGTTTTGAAAGGGGGTATAAAAATAAGTCTACTGGTTTTCGTACCATACTTTTAATAACGCTTGGATCAACAATATTCACCATTGTATCCAGGCATGGGGCAGGGGCAGACGATAGGATATCTGCCAATATTATTACCGGTATTGGCTTTATAGGTGCAGGTGTTATATTTAAAGATAAAATGTCTGTTCTGGGCCTTACCACTGCTGCTGTTATATGGACATCTGCCGCTATAGGTATGACAGCCGGCATTGGGTATTATTCCCTGGCCATCGTCTTTACTATCATCACCTGGATAGTATTGGTTTTAGTTAACAAAATTGAGTTTTTAATTGGTAACCTTAAAAAAAGCAAAGTTGTTAATATAACTTTTGCCGATCATAATGTTGATCAGCTATTGTGGTTAGAAGAAAGAATACATCAGCTAAAGCTAAATAGCAAACGATTAGAGGTATATAAAACAGACAAGGCTTTATGTGCCGTATTGGAAATATCAGGTACAAGAACGGATAAAAACAAGCTAATGGTTGAAATGCTTAACCGTGCTGACATACATGACTTTCATTAA
- a CDS encoding YceI family protein, producing the protein MATITKWVLDPMHSEVQFKVKHLVISTVTGSFKKFEGTMETENDDFTGADITFSLDVNSIDTNQEQRDGHLKGEDFFHAEQHPAITFKSTSFEKDGSDYTLKGDLTIKGVTKPVTLKAEYGGVATDFYGNTKAGFDVTGKINRKDFGLTWDGITEAGSVVVSDEVKLIFNVQFAKQA; encoded by the coding sequence ATGGCAACAATAACTAAATGGGTATTAGACCCAATGCACTCAGAAGTTCAATTTAAAGTAAAACACCTGGTTATTTCAACCGTTACCGGTTCTTTCAAAAAATTTGAAGGTACTATGGAAACAGAGAACGATGACTTTACCGGCGCTGATATTACTTTTAGCTTAGATGTAAACAGCATTGATACTAATCAGGAGCAACGCGATGGTCACTTAAAAGGTGAAGACTTTTTTCATGCTGAACAACATCCGGCTATTACTTTCAAATCAACTTCATTTGAAAAAGACGGTAGCGATTATACATTAAAAGGCGACCTTACCATTAAAGGCGTTACTAAACCCGTAACCCTAAAAGCTGAATATGGTGGCGTTGCAACCGACTTTTACGGTAACACCAAAGCAGGTTTTGATGTAACAGGCAAAATAAACCGTAAAGATTTTGGCTTAACCTGGGATGGTATAACTGAAGCCGGATCAGTAGTAGTAAGCGACGAAGTTAAATTGATCTTTAACGTTCAATTTGCTAAACAAGCTTAA
- a CDS encoding tetratricopeptide repeat protein encodes MKKTFAFLIFIIFTTTVYGYNITEVTENDTTEVVTLNKNGYANRFTNPRETVKDAEKALELALKLDYKSGIAESYRVRGIGEYYLNKPDSAYNSYAKAIEMFKKLNDERGVAKVNNNIGNLYQMVDYDKALDYFKKAEVVAEKYADKRLIASLQLNIGNVYNRKRSFTNALASYNRSYALFIQLKDSVNQIQCLENLGDIYYKLRDYKKAEQLLLDANKRAKAMDMNASIAAINMTLTDIYIAQSRFADAEKYIEEGIAYSESINNDKNNKNIYEYKHSIYELARKRKNYEKALAALEEIYQLDSTNHKAAIANRLSLLQNEQEQEMQKKETELNADKSRIKFWSVTLVAALLLVVVGLLITNVRRKAVTNLKLQVLNEEVSRQKDNLDRINHHLEEIIDERTKDLQAKNKKLSDYSSYLSHQIRGPIATLKGLINLENEGLVDEHECIDLMGKCISEIDEKIIEMSDMLQDPTQNQA; translated from the coding sequence ATGAAGAAAACTTTCGCTTTCCTTATTTTTATAATATTTACTACCACAGTATACGGTTATAATATTACAGAGGTTACGGAGAATGATACTACAGAAGTTGTTACGTTAAATAAGAACGGGTATGCTAACCGTTTTACCAATCCGCGCGAGACGGTCAAAGATGCTGAAAAGGCCTTGGAGTTAGCATTAAAATTAGACTACAAAAGTGGCATAGCTGAGTCATACCGGGTAAGAGGAATAGGGGAGTACTATTTGAATAAGCCAGATAGTGCTTACAACTCTTATGCTAAAGCGATAGAAATGTTTAAAAAGCTAAATGATGAACGCGGTGTTGCTAAAGTAAACAACAATATTGGCAACCTGTATCAAATGGTTGACTATGACAAGGCACTTGACTATTTTAAAAAAGCAGAAGTTGTAGCCGAAAAATATGCCGATAAACGGTTGATCGCATCACTTCAGCTGAACATAGGCAATGTTTACAACCGAAAACGGTCTTTCACCAATGCTTTAGCGTCATACAACAGAAGTTACGCATTATTTATACAGCTTAAAGACTCTGTTAATCAAATTCAGTGTCTCGAAAATTTAGGTGATATCTATTATAAGCTTAGAGACTATAAAAAAGCAGAACAACTATTGCTCGATGCGAATAAACGCGCCAAGGCAATGGATATGAATGCATCTATAGCGGCAATAAACATGACTCTTACAGATATATACATTGCACAGAGCCGGTTTGCTGATGCTGAGAAATATATTGAAGAGGGTATAGCCTATTCTGAATCTATTAATAACGATAAGAATAACAAGAATATTTATGAATATAAACATTCTATATATGAGTTAGCCCGGAAAAGGAAGAATTATGAAAAAGCATTAGCCGCATTGGAAGAGATTTATCAACTGGATAGTACAAATCATAAAGCTGCCATTGCAAATCGTTTAAGTTTGTTGCAAAATGAGCAAGAACAGGAGATGCAAAAAAAAGAAACGGAGTTGAATGCAGACAAGTCACGTATCAAATTTTGGTCAGTTACTTTGGTAGCAGCCCTTTTATTGGTAGTTGTAGGTTTGCTTATAACAAATGTGAGAAGAAAGGCTGTAACCAATCTTAAACTACAGGTACTTAATGAAGAAGTTTCCAGACAAAAAGATAATCTTGATAGGATAAATCATCATTTAGAAGAAATAATTGATGAACGGACTAAAGATCTACAAGCTAAAAACAAAAAGTTATCGGATTATTCATCCTATCTCTCACACCAAATTAGAGGGCCAATTGCAACACTCAAAGGATTAATTAACCTGGAGAACGAAGGTTTGGTTGATGAGCACGAATGTATAGACCTAATGGGGAAGTGTATTTCTGAAATTGACGAAAAAATCATTGAAATGAGCGATATGCTTCAAGATCCAACACAGAATCAAGCTTAA
- a CDS encoding helix-turn-helix domain-containing protein: MSENLKKKTNKTIGKNIRAYRHQHGWSQEDVANKLGISIPAFSKIETGVTDINLSRLEQIANIYEVDVVQILSMDAEEPIEQQPSNLSIVQKKLLDREAEIVNLQRKVILLYEELRNSKINS, encoded by the coding sequence ATGAGCGAAAATTTAAAGAAGAAAACTAACAAAACTATTGGTAAAAATATCCGTGCATATCGTCATCAACATGGATGGAGTCAGGAAGACGTTGCCAATAAATTAGGCATCTCCATTCCGGCATTCTCAAAAATTGAAACGGGGGTAACTGATATCAACTTATCCCGCTTAGAACAGATCGCCAATATTTACGAAGTTGATGTTGTACAAATTTTATCCATGGATGCCGAAGAGCCAATTGAGCAACAGCCTTCTAACTTAAGCATAGTTCAAAAGAAGTTACTTGACAGAGAAGCTGAAATTGTAAACTTGCAGCGTAAAGTAATTTTACTTTATGAGGAACTACGCAACAGTAAAATAAATTCCTGA